GATTGAAAGCAGACTGCCACTTTGCTTGGACAACAAAGGATCCATCATCAAGCTCAACACCAAAATCATGTTGAAAGCGCGGGATCGCAATTAGCGTACCGACCAATTGCGGATCGAAGCCGGCCATGATGACTCCCAGGCTGAAGAGAAAGGACCACCCAATTGCTGATCGATAATAACGGAAAACATCCTTGAGAGTCAAACTGTGCTCTGTGACTCGAGCATCTTGGGCCTGCTTGGCGATGGCCACGTCGCCCATGTCTATTTCATGGTTGGCTTTCTCAGTCGGAGCAACATgaatttcttctcccatgTTGGTGACCATGAATAACCTCGTGGTCAATTTGGAAAGAGTACAAAAAATTGGATGAAATGGAGATATTGAGAATTCTGCTATCTTTTCAGGTTGAGTTGCTGATGGTATGCCAATCTTCATGGAGCAGAGCATTGCATTTTATGTATCAACGGTCTCGTTATCTTGACGATAGTCCCATGGCAATTCCGGGGCAAAATGAAGCCTCGAAATGCCTTCCCCATGCTTGTCCTTCCCCAGATTCATTGTCACATTAGAACTAACCACAATAGCTGGAGTTTAATGCCCTTGGTAAGCAGCTAGTTTGGTTCAGCCCGTCTTATCTTCCATTATCTGCCACATTTCTCCGAGTCGCGTGCTGCTCCGTCTTCGGTTCTACGAGATTTGGACTAATAAGCACTGTTGAGTGGTTCGCCGTAAGCGCTCGGCGCCACTAACCATAACAAGTCAACGGCTTCAGACCAAAGCCTGCCACGATCTATAGCTAAGTTTAGCGTTGATGGAAAGACACGATGCGAAGTAGAGCCAGATGGATGGTAGTCAAATTATGGATATGACAATAAGGGAAACCGTTGGAAAGGATACGATCATGGGAGGATAAGAAAGGAAGACTCCATGCTCCTATATTCCCCATGGCTTGCGTAGATTGAACCCGTGCCTCCCCTCTCATTCTCAGATCAAGATGCCGGTCAATCAATTCGTCGCCAAATCACATGTTCTTCATCGTGCCTTGGCATACGAACCACAGAAGATTGTGTCAGGCTCAGGCATCTCCTTTACTCTAGAATCCGGCAAGGTTGTCTATGATGCTTCTGCTGGgccctccgtctccgtcttggGGCATCATCAGCCCGAAGTTACAAAGGCTATCGTCGATCAACTTGACAAGATAGCTTATGTCTATTCTGGAAGTCGGTATACTTGCGATGCTTCTGAGTCTCTGGCTGCCGAACTCTTGAAAGACGCCCCCGGAGGCCTGGTCAAGGCTATTTTCGTCAACTCCGGTAGCGAAGCAACGGATGCAGCCCTGAAATTGGCAACACAATACTTTTGTGAAGTCGGACAGCCTAAACGAATCAACTTTATTGCTAGAAAGCAAAGTTATCACGGCAACACTCTCGGTGCGCTGAGCGTCTCCGGCCACGAATCGCGTCGTGCTTATTATCGCCCCTGGATTGCTAATAATGTCAGCTTTGTTGATCCATGTTATAGCTACAGGGCAAAGGGGGAGTCCGAAACCGATGCTCAATATGTCGAAAGATTGAAGTTGCAGCTAGAGGACGAATTCTTGCGCTTGGGTCCGGATACCGTTGCAGCATTTGTTGCCGAGACGGTCAGCGGGACAACACTTGGATGCGTACCCCCGGTACCTGGATATTTCAAGGCTGTTCACGAAATTTGTGATAAATACGGAGCTTTGTTGATACTTGATGAGGTTTGCATACTCATTCCACttaagagagagagactgaCAGTGAATAGATCATGTGCGGTATGGGAAAGACAGGCACGATGCACGCCTGGGAGCAGGAAGGCATCAGAGGGCCAGACATTCAGATGATTGGAAAAGCATTAGGAGGAGGTTTCGTACCTCTTTCTGGTGTCTTGTTGAATCAGAGAGTCTTTGACGGTCTAGCTGGAGGCACCATGGTGCTCGCTCACGGCCATACTTTCCAAGCTCACCCAACAGCTTGCGCGGCGGCCCTCGCTGTGCAAAAGATCATCAAGCGGGAAAACATCCTGAATCATGTTGCAAGTATGGGCCGGTTGCTTGAGACAGAGTTGAACAATGAAATTGGCCCTTTGGCACACGTTGGAAATATACGTGGAAGAGGGTTGTTCTGGGCTGTCGAGTTTATGCGTGATGCAGCTACCAAAACTCCATTCCCTGTTGAGCACAATTTCTCGAACCGAATAGTAGAAGTTGCAGCAGAATTGGGCCTGAATGTTTTGGGAAATTTGGGCAAGACTGGCAAGATTGATGTAGAACTAGTCATTCTGGCGCCGCCATACATTGTTACAGAggaggagatcaaggccattgtcgGAATTCTGAAGAAGGCAATTCTAGCTGTGACGGAGGAGCACGTCCTTCGCTACGGTATCAACGGCTTTCATAAATAGGTTCAATAGTAGCATGGCGTTGAGCCTTTAATCCGATTTTATGAAACGAATTTATGTCCAATACAGGTAGATACAATTGTGCTCTTATCTATGTCGTTTCCCGCCAAACAATAATTCTTAATCCAACCTGTGTTGGCAGGCTATTGCAAAGCTTGTCACATATCTATTGTCTCAATTTGACATATCGAGagaatttattattaaaacaGGTGTTTCATTTCTAATTTGTCGGCAGACAATACACTCGCCCTTCGTACGGCTGCAAAATCAATAAATCCCCCGTCTCGCTATCTTTCTCCACGTAGTTCCCAAGCAATAAGCTGCCACGAGCTACTGGACACTTCCATTCCACTTGCTTTTCAGAAAACGAACAAACAATTAGGTATTGTCCTGCAGCGTCTGTCCTAGTGTAGGCGTAGACGTTCTCGTTCTCATAGTCGACCATTTCAAATTTGCCACGAATTAGGCCAGGGTGCTCTTTTCTGGTCTTGAGCACAAGCTTCCAGAATTTGAGCACGCTCATACCAGAGCTTGTCGATTGTGTTTCAACATTCCATTCTTTGTAGTCTTGGTTCACTTTGATCCAAGGCGTGCCGGAAGTAAACCCTGCGTTCGTATGCGCATTCCACTGCATCGGTGTCCGTGAGTTGTCTCGTCCAATTCGCTGGATTTGCTTCAGAGCATCTTGGATATCTCCATTCTTAGCCTGAACAGCTTCATAATACTGTATTTCCTCCAAATCTCGGAGCTCATCGAAATCCCAAGAGGCCGGATTGGCCATGCCGatttcttgcccttggtAGAGAAACAGGGTGCCTCTACCTGTGGCGTGGAAGAGCGCCAACATCTTGGCAGATACATCGCGATATAAGCCGTCATTTGCCCATCGACTAACAATCCGTGGCTGATCATGATTCTCCAAGTACAGGCCATCCCACCCACCATTAGCTTGATTGAACTCCATAAACCTTCCGAGAACATCCTTCAATTCAGTGAGTTTCCATGGCTTGTAGTTGAAGCACGTTTTGCCAGGCTGGTGATCGATGTACATGTGTTCAAAGTGGAAGAGCATCTATAGCATGTTAACAAACTTATTCATTaagcgaaaagaagagaaacccGTACCTGAAGAGGAACGCCGTTTTTAACCAGTGGCAGTGCTTGCTCTGCGCTCTTGACTCCTGGCGCCTCTCCAACCGTGAACGCATTGGGATAGTATCGAAGGACCTTTTCGTGCATCTCAAGTAAATAGTCTGCTACTTTTGGTCCGTTGAAACGATGGATTAAGCCGTATTGATAAGGATTTTGAGGATCAGTGACGGGTGCATCTGGAAACCCCGgtgtcttggagatgcagtTGATGACATCCATTCTGAACCCATCGCAGCCTTTATCTAGCCAAAAGCGCATGACGTCCCATACAGCCTCTCGGACCACAGGGTTTTCCCAGTTGAGGTCAGGTTGCGAGACGTCGAAGACATGAAGATAGTACTCCTGCACTTTGTCGTTCCATTCCCAGCATGAGCCACCGAAGATGGCGCCCCAATTGTTGGGctcctttccttctttgttCTTCCCCCGCCATATATACCAATCTTTTTTTGAACCCCCATTTTTGGCATCCTGAAACCATTCATGCTGATCTGAGGTATGGTTGACGACTAGATCCATGACGACCTTTAATCCTATCCGAtgggcttcttccaccaTGCGCTCCCAGTCTGCCATAGAGCCAAAGTCCGGATGTATCTCTCGATAGTTGGAGATGTCGTATCCCATATCAACCATTGGTGATGCATATACTGGAGATAGCCATACTACTTCAACACCGAGATCCTTGAGATACAGTAACTTGGAcgtgatgccattgaggtCGCCTTTTCCATTCCCAGTAGTGTCTTTGAATGACACAGGATAGATTTGGTATACGACTGTGTCGCGCCACCAATCGGGTGCCTGCATGGCGATTCTATCTAGTTGCAGGTACTGTAGTAACGTGAGAGAAAGGAAGTTTCAGGCACTGAATGAGAGTGACTGGAGAGCACGCACTCTGAGAATAGTTGGTGATGAGAAAACTACTTTAACAGTCCTTCTACTCTCCGTCTATATGCCGACCGAAATATCAGTCCGCTAACAAAGTACCTAGCAAAGCAAATTTAAGTTAAAATATCTAGACAAGATCGGATTGTTTCAATAGATGCGAAAAGTGACCCCCAGGTGTCGGAGATAATCCGATAGCGGCGGCGCCTGCGAAGCGCCTCGCGCATCTTGGTATCTTCGTTGTCATCATTTAGTCGCTGAAACATTGGGCTAGAAAATAGCTTGTTTTCCACGAGAGAACTCTTCCCCGCGCGCTCGAAGCGCTCGGCGCCCGGATTGCTGCCCGGTCCGTAATTTGCTAGCTCAATAATTGGAGACAGAATGGATCATAATATCCACCAGAGTGTGAAAATCTCCGGATCTAGCTTCAATACGTTGGCACTGAACTCGACTACTCTTTAGAGACTCGGATATTGGAATAACGGATGATTCCTGGAATCACGATTCGTACGAGCATGTCTCTTTGTCTGTGGTATAACTTGAGCTTGTTAGCACACATCTACGTTCATGATTCACCATTATGACACCTTTCAAATAAATTCAGCACGCACACACTTGCAATGCCTTCCACCACGAAGCCTGATCAAGATGCCCTCGCCTATCGCGGCCAGCCTCTTCCCAACGTTCTCGAAGATCAAGTCGTCCCCGATGTCCTAAGTCTTGACTGCGATGAGCGTCTATGGGTCCCTCAGTCCGATCGGGTCTGGTTTCGACCTTTGCTCTTTTCCGTCAGTCAAGGCTATTTTGTCAATATTCTCAGAGTCCGCAAATCTGGCATACTCTCACGACATCGCCATGCTGGTCCTGTGCATGCCACAGTACTGAAGGGTAGATGGCATTATCTCGAGCATCCTTGGTGGGCCGAACAGGGCAGTTACGCCTTTGAACCTCCGGGTGATATCCATACCTTAGAAGTCCCTGATGATGTGGAGGAAATGGTTACAATGTTTCATGTTACTGGTGCTTACATCTatgttgacgttgatggcAACCCTGTTGGCGTGGAGGATGTTTTTAGCAAGATTCAGAAAGCCAAGGAACATTACGAGAAAGTTGGGCTGGGAGCGGACTTTGTGAACCAATTTATTCGATAGAGTCGGAAATTTATAAAGGgataaagaaaaggaaatcgAGACTGAGCATTACAATACATCCAGCAACTAACAGCGAGTCTACTGACTGACGCCAAATTATTCACCTAAGCAAATAGCGCAAAACTGGCGGCTTCCTCTAAACTAGCCCCCCTCCCATCCCTAATTGACACCTATAAAGTGTGGGAGATCCATTCATCAAGAGAGGGAGATGTGACACTTGAACAttcatcaagagaaaagaatagaCGGTGGTCTAACAGGAGTAAACTAGCTCGAAAAAAATGCCGGAAAAGATTAAAGTCGCAGTTGTTCAGCTGTATTCTAAGGTATTAGTCCCTTTATCATCACCTATTCATTCTAAAACGCGCTATAGCCGCTTGAGATAGACGCCAATTTTACAAAGTCCTGTCGCTTCATCCGACAAGCAGCTGAACAGGGAGCTCAGCTTGTCGTTCTTCCAGAGTGAGTGCATCATTTGCTCTCTTGCATCTGTTCGCATCCACAGCATCATGTTTGGCTCAACTATGCAGATACCATCTAAACGGGTATTTACCTGACGAACCCATATAcatcaagcaagcagcacGATGTCAAGAATACCTGGACCAATACTGTGCGTTGGCGCGGGAGCTTAGCATTTGTCTTGTCCCAGGAACCCTAGTTGAGCGGCATCCAGCTACAGATGAGACTGCGTCTATTGGCAGTAAGAAATTGAGCAGTGTAGACGGAGATTACCATTTGTTCAACACCTCCTACTTTATCTCGCACGATGGGGAGATTCTAGGATCTTATCGGAAGAAGAACCTATGGCATACCGAACGTCTTCACCAATCTCGAggtgagaagaagcactCTGCGATATCTACTCCGTTGGGGAAAGTAGGAATCTTAATCTGTTGGGATCTTGCTTTCCCAGAAGCATTTCGAGAGTTGGTAAGAGATGGTGCAGATATCATCATTGTGCCGACTTGTTGGACCCTCGATGAATCAAGTTCTTATGGACTGAAACTAAATCCCGACTACGAAAGTCTTGTGCTCAACACAATGATCACAGCTCGTTGCTTTGAAAATAGCTGTGCTGTTGTATTCGCAAATGCCGGCGGACCCCCAAACACGTTTGTTGGGTTATCACAGGTCACCATGCCATTTATAGGTCCTGTGAATCGTATGTGGGACAGTTCAGAGGGTTTCTTCATTGCCGATATTGATATGGAGGTGTTGCAGGAGGCGGAACTCAACTATAAAGTGAGAGAAGACATGACAAGCAAGGATTGGCATTATTAAGAACTTCGTGAGGTTGACGAACTCCATTGGTTAAACTCCATGCTCGCTTTGTCGATATCACTAGAGCAGTCTTCGTTACTAATGCTAATGCTAATGCTCATACTAATGTCCATGCTAATGCTCATGCGAGATAGACAAACTAAAATGAATCACAATGGCTTTACTCCGTGCTCATCATCAATTGGTTGAATCAGCTTAGTGTCTTCCCAATGAGGCAGGATGGGATGCATTCCATCTGCAAAGCGATGTTAGAAGCGCTACTAGTGCATTGGAGTGCTTCGGCGTCACGACATGTACATTTAAATATTGTTCGATACAGTTCAAGTTTTGAACATAGCATCAAAGatcacatcatcaaacaaATTCTGAGAACTCCTGTATTCATCAGCTGCGATAAGATTAAAGTGTACCATTTCGAGCATTCTCGCAGAAGTTGCGATGGTGATAACACCTTCACATTGGCGGGTTGGATACTTCATTCCCATTAAAAAACCGACAATCTGGAAAAATATCTTTCTGCCATTGGCAGCATAAAATGAGAAGGATATCATTGTACATTACAAAGAATTTTTATTAAATGTACTCGCTTGATTATGACGGTATCATCGCGAAAAAAGGCCAGAAGCAAGCTCACCTGCGAATAGCATCTAGATTCCCATGAATAGAGCCTACGGCCCCGACGTCTTACAAACCAAGATATACAGCAAACTCCTCTCATTATTGGCAACTACAATTGCGGGTCTTCTTTCAGCCATCGGATCGTGATGTGTTGTTCTGCATGCGTCATTGGTGCTCCGTACATGCAGCTGTGACAGCAACCTAGAGTTTCCTACACGAAGAATTTCGAACTCATCAAATGCAGTGGTTAGTCAACTGATTTTCGCCTAGTGAATCAAGTGAAATTACAGATTTTCGCCTTACAATAATTCGTTCCGTTTACAGGGTGAAATGAGAAATCTGCCCGTCAGCAGACGAACGCTGTTTCTTCCCTAACGCGACGCGCAAGCTCTGCAGCCATATCAACCACACATTTCTACCCAATGTGTTGCCACAGCTGCACGATGTCGGTTTCGAGCTAATTTGAGTTAAGTGTTGGAGTCTTGCAGCAAGCTGGATCATCGTTGGGCTTTGATTCGCCCCTGTTCTTACAAAACGAGCCAATTAGGCTTGGATGCATGTACTCCAGTATTCACCGTCAGACTTCAGCTTTACAAGGGTGTGATACTATGAGAATGAGATCGGATGTAACTCCAACGCATTCCCCGGATATTGAGGCTCTTCTGCATTCTTTGTGTTGAATAACATAATGATATCGGTAATAACGTAGTTGTTTTTAAATTCTCTATCTCAttaagaagaagaggagcttTCTAAAGCAGAGACTGTGGTCAAAGACACGGGCATTGACCAATCTTAAATCATGAAGCGTCTGTATGTGCGCATTTGTGGGTAATC
The sequence above is drawn from the Trichoderma breve strain T069 chromosome 5, whole genome shotgun sequence genome and encodes:
- a CDS encoding aminotransferase class-III domain-containing protein, which codes for MPVNQFVAKSHVLHRALAYEPQKIVSGSGISFTLESGKVVYDASAGPSVSVLGHHQPEVTKAIVDQLDKIAYVYSGSRYTCDASESLAAELLKDAPGGLVKAIFVNSVGQPKRINFIARKQSYHGNTLGALSVSGHESRRAYYRPWIANNVSFVDPCYSYRAKGESETDAQYVERLKLQLEDEFLRLGPDTVAAFVAETVSGTTLGCVPPVPGYFKAVHEICDKYGALLILDEIMCGMGKTGTMHAWEQEGIRGPDIQMIGKALGGAGGTMVLAHGHTFQAHPTACAAALAVQKIIKRENILNHVASMGRLLETELNNEIGPLAHVGNIRGRGLFWAVEFMRDAATKTPFPVEHNFSNRIVEVAAELGLNVLGNLGKTGKIDVELVILAPPYIVTEEEIKAIVGILKKAILAVTEEHVLRYGINGFHK
- a CDS encoding carbon-nitrogen hydrolase domain-containing protein, whose product is MPEKIKVAVVQLYSKPLEIDANFTKSCRFIRQAAEQGAQLVVLPEYHLNGYLPDEPIYIKQAARCQEYLDQYCALARELSICLVPGTLVERHPATDETASIGSKKLSSVDGDYHLFNTSYFISHDGEILGSYRKKNLWHTERLHQSRGEKKHSAISTPLGKVGILICWDLAFPEAFRELVRDGADIIIVPTCWTLDESSSYGLKLNPDYESLVLNTMITARCFENSCAVVFANAGGPPNTFVGLSQVTMPFIGPVNRMWDSSEGFFIADIDMEVLQEAELNYKVREDMTSKDWHY
- a CDS encoding alpha amylase, catalytic domain-containing protein yields the protein MQAPDWWRDTVVYQIYPVSFKDTTGNGKGDLNGITSKLLYLKDLGVEVVWLSPVYASPMVDMGYDISNYREIHPDFGSMADWERMVEEAHRIGLKVVMDLVVNHTSDQHEWFQDAKNGGSKKDWYIWRGKNKEGKEPNNWGAIFGGSCWEWNDKVQEYYLHVFDVSQPDLNWENPVVREAVWDVMRFWLDKGCDGFRMDVINCISKTPGFPDAPVTDPQNPYQYGLIHRFNGPKVADYLLEMHEKVLRYYPNAFTVGEAPGVKSAEQALPLVKNGVPLQMLFHFEHMYIDHQPGKTCFNYKPWKLTELKDVLGRFMEFNQANGGWDGLYLENHDQPRIVSRWANDGLYRDVSAKMLALFHATGRGTLFLYQGQEIGMANPASWDFDELRDLEEIQYYEAVQAKNGDIQDALKQIQRIGRDNSRTPMQWNAHTNAGFTSGTPWIKVNQDYKEWNVETQSTSSGMSVLKFWKLVLKTRKEHPGLIRGKFEMVDYENENVYAYTRTDAAGQYLIVCSFSEKQVEWKCPVARGSLLLGNYVEKDSETGDLLILQPYEGRVYCLPTN